One window of Rhodothermales bacterium genomic DNA carries:
- a CDS encoding endonuclease/exonuclease/phosphatase family protein gives MRFVLFLLLGCLGAACIPPDAPPAAPADATLKVMSFNIRYNTPNDSLHAWPLRKEHAASIIRFNQADVFGVQEALHGQLVDLDSLLPGYSRLGVGRDDGKEAGEYSAIYYRTDRFTPVQSGTFWLSLTPDVPGSLGWDAAITRVVTWAEYQDAASGQTFFHVNTHFDHRGEQARTESARMIVERIATLAGDTPVVLTGDFNFDPSAPGYALLTEAFTDTHLASETGAHGPETTFYGFTYTGQPGRRIDYIFTSPGIRTLRHATLSDSWDGAFASDHLPVFAEVRLNP, from the coding sequence ATGCGATTCGTCCTGTTCCTGCTCCTCGGTTGCCTCGGAGCGGCGTGTATACCTCCCGACGCCCCGCCCGCCGCGCCAGCCGATGCCACGCTCAAGGTGATGAGCTTCAACATCCGCTACAACACCCCGAACGATAGCCTGCACGCCTGGCCGTTGCGCAAGGAGCACGCCGCCAGCATCATCCGCTTCAACCAGGCCGATGTATTCGGCGTCCAGGAAGCGCTGCACGGCCAGCTCGTCGACCTCGATAGCCTGCTCCCAGGCTACAGCCGCCTCGGTGTCGGGCGCGACGATGGAAAGGAGGCCGGCGAGTACTCGGCCATCTACTACCGGACGGACCGGTTTACCCCCGTGCAAAGCGGCACCTTCTGGCTCTCCCTCACGCCCGATGTCCCGGGCAGCCTCGGCTGGGACGCCGCCATCACCCGCGTCGTCACCTGGGCTGAGTATCAGGATGCCGCCAGCGGGCAGACGTTTTTCCACGTCAACACCCACTTCGACCACCGCGGCGAGCAGGCCCGGACCGAAAGCGCCCGGATGATCGTGGAGCGCATCGCCACCCTTGCCGGCGACACACCTGTGGTGCTCACCGGCGACTTCAACTTTGACCCCTCTGCTCCGGGATACGCCCTCTTGACAGAAGCCTTCACCGACACCCACCTTGCCTCGGAAACAGGCGCCCACGGCCCGGAAACGACGTTTTATGGGTTTACCTATACCGGCCAACCCGGCCGGCGGATCGACTACATCTTCACCTCGCCGGGGATCCGCACCCTGCGCCACGCCACCCTGAGCGATAGCTGGGACGGCGCCTTCGCCTCGGACCACCTTCCCGTGTTTGCCGAGGTCCGCCTCAATCCCTGA
- a CDS encoding lysophospholipid acyltransferase family protein: MTYRNYPLTFGETAVRLGLLPVARYFCHPELASGSRYIDLQRPCFVYGNHSHNFDPFILNHFIPWGLSTRGVITKEYHRGRLLRKILQDIELHPTRKHVPEPHLIREIYRFIATKHAILIYPEGGRRWDGRPAPWIESTAKVFVKSGIPIYPVITHGSYTGWPRWATYPRRSRVRVEVKPPLQFDRKTPFEEALGILKAQMAIDETIVPDDLKPYFAYKPAQGIHRLIYRDPVSGANGGVFTPDGTYVVNAAGTFRYKMQKDSTLLDEKTGEVLTTSTFYDQVRAMPLERDAGGAFIRNTVQMHSEEQFPRLDAHGTVEIALFPDEIRIKGSSINFALALEDVLYSGIERNSRLQLSLAQEMIQFTFAGDGSALQWEETIQRLKAGVLPPVGEQARA, encoded by the coding sequence ATGACCTACCGCAACTACCCGCTTACGTTCGGCGAAACGGCTGTCCGGCTGGGGCTGCTCCCGGTCGCACGCTATTTCTGCCATCCGGAGCTAGCGTCTGGCTCCCGGTACATCGACCTCCAGCGACCCTGTTTTGTCTATGGAAATCACTCGCACAATTTCGACCCGTTTATACTGAACCACTTCATCCCGTGGGGTCTATCGACGCGGGGCGTGATTACGAAGGAATACCATCGCGGCCGACTGCTCCGCAAGATACTCCAGGACATCGAGCTGCATCCCACGCGCAAACATGTACCTGAGCCCCATCTCATCCGCGAGATCTACCGGTTTATCGCCACAAAACACGCCATACTCATCTACCCTGAAGGCGGCCGGCGGTGGGACGGCCGGCCGGCGCCCTGGATCGAAAGCACCGCCAAGGTATTTGTAAAAAGCGGCATCCCGATCTACCCCGTCATCACCCACGGATCCTACACCGGCTGGCCGCGCTGGGCCACCTATCCGAGGCGCTCCCGCGTTCGCGTCGAAGTCAAGCCGCCCCTTCAATTCGACCGAAAAACGCCATTCGAGGAGGCGCTTGGCATCCTGAAAGCCCAGATGGCGATCGACGAAACCATCGTGCCGGACGACCTGAAGCCGTATTTCGCCTACAAGCCGGCGCAGGGCATCCACCGCCTCATCTACCGCGACCCTGTTTCAGGCGCCAACGGGGGCGTGTTTACGCCGGACGGGACGTATGTGGTGAACGCCGCCGGAACGTTCCGCTACAAGATGCAAAAAGACAGCACCCTGCTGGACGAGAAAACCGGCGAGGTGCTCACGACCAGCACCTTCTACGATCAGGTGCGAGCGATGCCGCTTGAGCGCGACGCCGGCGGGGCCTTCATTCGCAACACCGTACAAATGCACAGCGAGGAGCAGTTTCCCCGGTTGGATGCCCATGGAACAGTCGAAATCGCCCTGTTTCCAGACGAGATTCGGATCAAGGGATCGTCCATCAATTTCGCGCTCGCGCTCGAAGATGTGTTGTACTCCGGCATCGAACGCAACTCCCGCCTGCAGCTTTCACTCGCCCAGGAGATGATCCAGTTCACGTTCGCCGGCGACGGCAGCGCGCTCCAGTGGGAGGAGACCATCCAGCGCCTCAAGGCCGGCGTTCTGCCTCCGGTCGGTGAGCAAGCACGCGCATGA